The genomic stretch TATCACAATCCATCAAGACTGATACCCCTGCGTCCATTTGCTGAAAAAAAATATTTATACCCTTACTACTTGAAGCTGCAGCGGTGTTGGCTGCCTTCATTCCTCCCAATCACATCGTGTCTCTATGCTCATGGGGATTCACTCATTTGCCGCCTACCGGCCACTCCAAGTTGTTTGGGTATAGACCCGGTTATTGCTGATGAAATGTTCGGTCTATGCTGATGAAATATAGGTGATAGCACGCCATCACGCGAGGGGACCTGATAAATATTCTGACCTCCCCCGTCCGGACCAAACCCGGCCCCTCTTTAACTCATGTTCTGATTACAGTTCATCAAACGCACTGATCGCTTCCGACAATTTGCGTACCCCGTGAATCTGCATGCCCTCGATACCGCCTTTGGGCATATTGGCTATCGGTACGATGGCTTTCTTAAAGCCGTGCTTAAAGGCTTCATTGAGGCGTTCCTGCCCGCTCGGTACCGGACGAATTTCCCCCCGCCAGACCGACTTCACCAAACACCACCACATCTTTCGGCAGCGGCTTGTCACGGAAACTCGACAACAGCGCCATCAGCAAAGCAAGGTCAGCACTGGTTTCTGTCACCTTAACGCCGCCGACCACATTGACGAACACGTCCTGATCCGCCATCTGCAAACCACCGTGTTTATGCAGCACGGCTAATAATAGAGAGAGACGGTTCTGCTCCAGACCGACCGCAACCCGGCGCGGGTTGGCCAACTGGGAGTAATCCACCAGCGCCTGAATCTCCACCAGCAGCGGGCGCGTGCCTTCCCACACCACCATCACCGAACTGCCTGAGGTTGCTTCTTCACCACGTGACAGGAAGATTGCCGACGGGTTACTCACCTCTCGCAGTCCCTGGCCAGTCATGGCAAACACCCCGAGCTCATTCACCGCACCGAAACGGTTTTTATGGCTGCGCAGGGTGCGGAAGCGGCTGTCAGTGCCACCATCGAGCAGGACTGAACAGTCAATGATGTGCTCCAGAACTTTAGGCCCGGCCAGCGTACCGTCTTTGGTCACATGGCCGACAATAAATACCGCCACGTTATTTTGCTTCGCATAGCGGGTCAGCGCCGTCGCCGCTTCTCGCACCTGAGCCACACTGCCCGGTGAGGACTGTACGTCAGCCACGTGCATCACCTGAATCGAGTCAATCACCATAATGCGCGGCTGCTCGCGCTCAGCAATCTGGCAAATCCGATCGACATTCGTTTCCGACAGCATCTTAAGATGCTCTTTGGGTAAACCGAGTCGTGAAGCGCGCAAAGCAACCTGCTGCAACGACTCTTCGCCGGTGACATATAAGGTCGTCATCTGGGCAGAAAGCAGACACATGGTTTGCAGCAGCAGGGTCGATTTACCCGCCCCCGGGCTACCACCAATCAAGATTGCCGCGCCCGGGACGATGCCGCCGCCAAGTACGCGGTCGAGCTCTTTAAAACCACTGGTAAAACGCGGCACTTCCTGCAGATTGATTTCCGCCAGCGTCTGCACCGCGGCTTCCGTCGCGCTGCCGGCATAACCACTCAGGCGTTCATTGCGTGCTGCCTGCGGTGAAGCCGCCAGACGAACTTCTGAAATGGTATTCCAGGCGCCACAGGCGTTACATTGCCCTTGCCAGCGCGGAAAATCAGCCCCACAGTCATTACAGACGTAGGCACGTTTAGCTTTAGCCATGAAAACTTAAACCTCAAACCTGAAAAATGTTTAAAAGCTGTGAAGCGACAGCTTTTATAAATTCATGAATCACTGCAACATACTGCTAAAGAACCGGCCCACCGGGCCGATGTATCAAGTATGAGAATGACACTCTAACAGAAAACTATGCAGCCACCTGAAATACTCTCGTTCACGGAACAATTGATTCCGGCCTATCACTCACCTGATTTTGAGTCGTTGCTCAATCAACTAACCGAAGGTCATCCGCCTTCGGTCAAACTGTTGGTTAAGATGGAACTCAAACGCCTGATGACACCGTGCACTAAAAGCATTGATCTGCGTGGCCGGGTTCAGGGCGAGTGCCGTGAGTATCAGTTGGACGGACTCAAACACTGGCTGGATGATGTTGCCTTTAACACTTATCACAAAGGGGTGAAAAGATTCGGCAGCTACACCGAAGGTGTCTGGGACCTTTTGTATAACACCCGCAACAACTTCCGGGTGATGAAACAGCGTGGCACGCTCAATCAGGGCAAGATCACCGAACCGAACAGCCCGTTTGAAGTTGAACCGGTCAAACTCGGCTACGATCTCAAACGCCAGGAAAACCGGCTGAAAATATCGTCGCAGGTAAAAATCATTCTGCGTAACAGCAAGCACACCGTGCACGGCCTGAGTATCGATCTCTCCTCTTCCGGCGCCAAGTTTAAAGTCCCGTCCGCTTTTGATTACAAACTGGGCGACACTATTTCAGTCACGTTTACCGAACTGAGCGAGACCTCCGAGGTACCCGGCCTGGATCAGGCCATCGAATACCGTATTCTGGCAATTGACGACTCGTATGACAATGATGCCATCAAGTTTTTGCGTACTCTTAAGCTCACCGAGACCAATGTCATCGAACGCATCATCATTGAATCACTGCGTGACAACAGCCAGAAAGCCAAGCATGACAACCAGGACAAAATCATCCGCGCCCGCACACGCGGCTATGAGCACAGCTATCTGAAACATACGTCCAACCTGCCGGTGTTTTTCAGCGGCAGTGAACTCCAGATGGTGCTGATGACCGAAAACAACCAGTCGATCTGGCAGTACTGGCAGGATGAGCGTAATCAGCAGGCCCTGAGTAATCTGTTCAATAGCGCACGTATGGAGCAGCTGACCAAAGACGGCCTGCGCGGCAGCAGCAATGTGCTGTATGCCTTCAAACATGATCATCAGGGTAAGACGCTGTTCTTTTCAATGATGATGCCGGAAGCCACACGCGCTCAGCGCCATCTGTTCTGGCACATCGGTGCGCGGCGCAGCAGCTGGAAAGCGTTTCGTCTTTCAGTGTTTGAACTGTCAGATCAGGAACGCCAGGAACTTGCCAGCCACTCACGTGAACTGACCGATCGCTCCAGTGCCCTGACCCACTGCGCTATACTGCAGGAAATCACAGACAGCACCAGCGCCAAAGATTATCTGCTAGTCGAGAAGCCGGCCCTGGCGAGCAGTGAGCTGGCCCCGTTCCGCCATCCGCGCAAGGTTTCCCACACCCCGATTAACATTTATTACGATGCGCGATCACGGCGCCGGGAGCCGCGCTATCGTTTCAAGACTCCGCTGCAACTGCACATCGAAGGTAACGTATTGGCTGAAGGCTTCACCATCGATATGTCCAAGCGTGGTCTGAGCATAGTGCTGGATAAAGCGGTTGACCTCAAAGCCGGCGATAGCGCACAGATCAACTTCCGCGAACTGCGTTTGTATGACAAAAGCCTGCCGCTTGATGCCCTGCCGTACACGGTGATCCGGGTCGGCCCGGAAGGACGTAAACTGCAGTTGATGGTTGAGGAAACCACGCAGACGTTAAAGAGCATTGCGTTTTTCAACAGCATCATCGAGAACAATCAGGATAAAATGCTGCGTAAAGATGAAGTGCTGCCGAGTGCCCATCTGCTCGAAGGGCTGCATAACATTCTGCTGGATAAAATTGTCAGCGCGCCGGTATTCGTGGAAAAAGTCGGCGCTAACCTGCGGCCGAAAGTCATCGGGGTTAACTATCCCTTGCCGCCGCATCTGGCGCTGCTGGCCAAACTGGGCCACGATAACCAAATCACGCTTGAACCTATCTACAAAGGCCACACCAATACACTGCTCGCTACGCCAATGCGGCGCATTGACGGTGCGGAGCCGCAGTATCACGAAGTCTATATTGCCGCGGCCAAATTCGGTGCCCGTATTCAGTCGGTCGAATCACGCCTCATCACCGATTTCGTCAACATTAAAGATCGTATCCAGTTTATTCAACATGCTCTGGAACTGGGCGAGCTGTTTGTGCTGCGCATCAGTGCAGCGCCGGTATTCGATCCGTTTACCACCCTGATGCGCAGCGATCTGTCCGAACTGGCGCAGATCAGCATGCCACATGCCAAAGCGCTGGAGAAAGAACTCGGCGCCATGGCCGGATTTGGCGAAATCATCGATATCACAGAAGAAGTACTGATTCGGCTTGAACTGACCCAGTAACAGTGCCCAGGCCGAGAGCGTAAACTGAAACAGACCAATAGAAACTAATATAATCTAATAGAAACTAATAGAAAACGAGGCTCCATAGCCTCGTTTTTTTGTGCGCAGCTGTATCTGTGCTGCTTATGGTCAACGACTCAGCGTCGCAAAACCTTCACTTACGGCTTAGCCTGCCAGCTCAGTTTCTGCTGCCTGACCAGACCGGCCGACAGAATACACAGCACGCCGCCCAGCGCCGAGAAACGTACGGAAGTCTGCGCCTGTGCTTCCACCTTAGGTTTCGCGTGATACGCTACGCCCAACCCCGCCACGCCCATCATGACCAGATCGTTGGCGCCGTCCCCGACCGCCACGGTATTGTGCATTTCAATGTCGAACTGCTGGGCCAGATCCGCCAGAATTTCCGCTTTGGTCTGCGCTGAAACCACATCGCCCAGCACTTTACCGGTCAGCTTACCATCGACAATCTCCAGTGTATTCGACTGCGCGTGATCGAGTGACAGCATCTGCTGGAGGTGATCGGAGAAATAGGTAAAGCCGCCGGAAGCGATCGCGGTCTTCCAGCCGAACGCATGCAGAGTGCCAATCAGAGCCGGCAGTTCCGGCATCAGCGGCAGCTCTTTGCGTACCGCTTCAAGGATCGAGGCATCGGCGCCTTTCAGCTTGCCGACGCGCTGGCGCAGACTCTGTTCAAAGTCCAGTTCGCCCTGCATGGCACGTTCAGTCACTTCTGCCACTTCTTCGCCGACTCCGGCCAGTTTGGCAATCTCATCGATACATTCAATCTGAATCGCGGTCGAGTCCATATCCAGTACAATCAATCCTGGCTTGGATAAATCCGGCACTTCGCTGATCCGTGCATAATCGAGCTCTAATCCCTTGAGAATCGTCTCATGCTCAGCGGTCAGTTCACCTGACATCAGCGCCACTTCGTAATGCCCGACTTTCCAGCATTCGACAATGGCATTGAAATGGCCGGTAAAGAAATCCATGTCTTCAAATTGCTGCGCAGTCAGCGTCGGTGCGTAGACAATCCAGTTCGCTTTTGCTTTGTCCAGTCGGTTAGCTAAACGCGTTTCAGGCAGACGGTTAAGTAAAGTTGTATGTTTTTTGATAGATAAAGTTGTTAAAGCGTCCATGTCCACTTTCCATTGTTGGTATTCCCTGACGTTACCCTATTGCAATTTCAAAAGGCAAGTCTCAATATGAGCCGGAGTTTATTTTTCTTTAGGTTAACGGTATGGATGGTTCATTATTCTCCTTTCGTATGGTGATGCGGGTGCTGGCTGTCATCCTGTTAGCCGTGATGTTTTTCATCACCATTCAGAACAGCGTGGTGATCAGCAAGGGTAATGAACGCATTCAGGCCAACCAGTTAGAAACCCTGACAAAAGTGCTGATTACCCAGGCGTCGCAATCGGCCAGCAGCATGATTGCCGATCAGGATCAGGAACGCTTGCTGGCGCTGACTAACCAGTTAGCCTCAGAACGTCTGGTCTTTGATGCCACCATTTATGATGCAGAAGGGGTCAAACTGGCCGCGAGTGATTCGGCCCTGAGTGTGCGTGAAGTGCTGGGGCTCGATACGCCGCTGCAAACCGCGAGCATCGGCCGTCAGCAACTGGTTGAACCTGTGATGCACGATGGCAGCCTGATCGGCTTTGTGCGCATCACCTTTGAAACCGGTAAAGTGACTGCCATTTCTGACCACCACTACCGTAAAAGTGACCGCTACATGTACCTGATGCTGCTGATGAGCTTTATCAGTGGCGTATTGCTGACCTTGCTGCTGCGGCGTCAGCCGAAAGATAAAGGCGAGAACCTGTTGCTGAAAAATGCCGGGGAAATATAAACCCCGGCACTGTTAGTGAATGACCAAACCATCCGCTTAATGACCAAACCACCGCCCAGCCTGAGCTCTCGAATGCCTAAGGTGTGGCGGCTTTTTCCGCATCCGCGACCAGCACTGAATCGAGCGCTATCTCTATCATCTCATTGAAGGTGGTCTGACGCTCTTCTGAAGTGGTCTGTTCGCCGGTTTTGATGTGGTCCGAGACGGTACAAATCGCCATCGCTTTGGCGCCATACTCGGCCGCAACGCCGTACAGACCGGCGGCTTCCATCTCCACACCGACGATACCGTACTTTTCCATCACCTCAAACATCGATGGATCCGGCGTATAAAACAGCTCAGCCGAAAACAGGTTGCCGATTTTAACTTCAATGCCACGTGCCAGAGCCGCCTTCTCGGCCGCTTTGACCATACTGTAATCAGCGATGGCGGCAAAGTCGTGATCTTTAAAACGTATCCGGTTCACTTTTGAGTCGGTACAGGCACCAAGGCCAATCACCACATCGCGCACCTTGATGTCATCGCTGACCGCACCACAGCTGCCAACCCGGATGATTTTCTTTACCCCGAAATCTTTAATCAGCTCAGTGACGTAAATCGAGCAGGACGGAATGCCCATACCATGCCCCATCACTGAGACTCGGCGGCCTTTATAGGTGCCGGTGAAGCCGAGCATATTACGGACATCACACACTGCCCGGACATCCTGTAAAAAGTACTGAGCAATGTATTTGGCCCGCAACGGATCGCCCGGCATCAAGACGACATCAGCAAAATCGCCCAGTTCAGCATTGATATGTGGAGTTGCCATATGTGTTTTCCTTTCGCGCTTATACCCAACGTCACTGTTATCCAGTAACACTGACCTTATCCAAGTCTAAGCGCTGAATCGGGTTTACGCCGCAGCGCAACCCGATCTTTACCTGGCAATGACACAGCGCCAGGTCAGGAATTAAAGGAAATTACTGCCGTAGTCCATCGCCGACACGCCAAAGTAGTCAGCCAGGCTCTGGCCGATATCGGCAAAGGTTTCACGCTGGCCCAGAGAGCCCGGCGCCACTTTTTTGCCGTACACCAGCACAGGAATATGCTCACGGGTATGATCGCTGCCCGGCCAGGTCGGGTCACAGCCGTGATCCGCGGTCAGGATCAGCACATCATCGTCCTGCATCAGCTCCAGC from Vibrio ostreae encodes the following:
- the deoD gene encoding purine-nucleoside phosphorylase translates to MATPHINAELGDFADVVLMPGDPLRAKYIAQYFLQDVRAVCDVRNMLGFTGTYKGRRVSVMGHGMGIPSCSIYVTELIKDFGVKKIIRVGSCGAVSDDIKVRDVVIGLGACTDSKVNRIRFKDHDFAAIADYSMVKAAEKAALARGIEVKIGNLFSAELFYTPDPSMFEVMEKYGIVGVEMEAAGLYGVAAEYGAKAMAICTVSDHIKTGEQTTSEERQTTFNEMIEIALDSVLVADAEKAATP
- the serB gene encoding phosphoserine phosphatase; amino-acid sequence: MDALTTLSIKKHTTLLNRLPETRLANRLDKAKANWIVYAPTLTAQQFEDMDFFTGHFNAIVECWKVGHYEVALMSGELTAEHETILKGLELDYARISEVPDLSKPGLIVLDMDSTAIQIECIDEIAKLAGVGEEVAEVTERAMQGELDFEQSLRQRVGKLKGADASILEAVRKELPLMPELPALIGTLHAFGWKTAIASGGFTYFSDHLQQMLSLDHAQSNTLEIVDGKLTGKVLGDVVSAQTKAEILADLAQQFDIEMHNTVAVGDGANDLVMMGVAGLGVAYHAKPKVEAQAQTSVRFSALGGVLCILSAGLVRQQKLSWQAKP
- a CDS encoding YtjB family periplasmic protein: MDGSLFSFRMVMRVLAVILLAVMFFITIQNSVVISKGNERIQANQLETLTKVLITQASQSASSMIADQDQERLLALTNQLASERLVFDATIYDAEGVKLAASDSALSVREVLGLDTPLQTASIGRQQLVEPVMHDGSLIGFVRITFETGKVTAISDHHYRKSDRYMYLMLLMSFISGVLLTLLLRRQPKDKGENLLLKNAGEI
- a CDS encoding PilZ domain-containing protein; translation: MQPPEILSFTEQLIPAYHSPDFESLLNQLTEGHPPSVKLLVKMELKRLMTPCTKSIDLRGRVQGECREYQLDGLKHWLDDVAFNTYHKGVKRFGSYTEGVWDLLYNTRNNFRVMKQRGTLNQGKITEPNSPFEVEPVKLGYDLKRQENRLKISSQVKIILRNSKHTVHGLSIDLSSSGAKFKVPSAFDYKLGDTISVTFTELSETSEVPGLDQAIEYRILAIDDSYDNDAIKFLRTLKLTETNVIERIIIESLRDNSQKAKHDNQDKIIRARTRGYEHSYLKHTSNLPVFFSGSELQMVLMTENNQSIWQYWQDERNQQALSNLFNSARMEQLTKDGLRGSSNVLYAFKHDHQGKTLFFSMMMPEATRAQRHLFWHIGARRSSWKAFRLSVFELSDQERQELASHSRELTDRSSALTHCAILQEITDSTSAKDYLLVEKPALASSELAPFRHPRKVSHTPINIYYDARSRRREPRYRFKTPLQLHIEGNVLAEGFTIDMSKRGLSIVLDKAVDLKAGDSAQINFRELRLYDKSLPLDALPYTVIRVGPEGRKLQLMVEETTQTLKSIAFFNSIIENNQDKMLRKDEVLPSAHLLEGLHNILLDKIVSAPVFVEKVGANLRPKVIGVNYPLPPHLALLAKLGHDNQITLEPIYKGHTNTLLATPMRRIDGAEPQYHEVYIAAAKFGARIQSVESRLITDFVNIKDRIQFIQHALELGELFVLRISAAPVFDPFTTLMRSDLSELAQISMPHAKALEKELGAMAGFGEIIDITEEVLIRLELTQ